CTTACAGTGGCTTCTAGCGTCCACCATCGTACTACGTAgtattaatgtatgtatgtatgtatgtatgtatgcatctatGTATATAATCAATTTTAGATGCAAGCGCAAAAAGAGGTGTGTAACAGTGTTGACAAATAGCATTTCGCCTTTGATATAACacagttttcataaaaaaattacccgAAACTAGCTACTTGTGaaagtagatacatatgtacatagatagcCAAACCTGCTTGAAGGCCTTCTGCTGACtggaaattcataaaaaacgTACTCAGACGTTTCATCGTTTTTTACGCAGAAGGAAAATACTGTATCTATAACATACACAGAGAACTAAGCACCAAGTACTTTttaatctacatatgtacatatgtacataaaaaaaggTAGACGTAATATAAAAGAAACACTCAAGGCCTCTAACTTTTATATGCTTTTCCAGACacgtgttgctgttgttgttgtagtctaacgcatctaacggtaggcccaggaaacgtgTTGCCTtcttctgcaataggtggttGGGTTGGGAGTTTAGGAAGATGGTAAGACTGTCCCGTTGAATGTCGTTTAGCGTCTGTCTATATACTATCAGATCCAGTAGTTGCaattgttttgtcctggatctcgtcggtgaCTAAGAGATGTCCTTGGCTCGCCTGGGAAGTAGCTCAAGCTGTAGCAAATGTATGTAGGGATGAGTCCTCCCATAACGCAcaggcagaaattgcttgctgagcattttGCTGTGCTCCTTGACTGGGAGCATGGAAgtctcgttgtgaaggtgttgcagCGGGACATCAAGAGGCATCCCAAGGCTGTCCTGACAGCAGTATTTTGACAGGTCTGGAGCTTTGCCCACCTCGAATCACTAGTACCAGGCGACCAGACGGGCGCTGCGTAATTCAGAATCAACAGGTCAATCACTTTAAATGTCACCTGAAAAATTTCATTGCCTTTGCCTCAAGTGCTACCGGCTAGCGGTTAGAGGACCTTAGCGCAATTGCGGGTGTATACGCtgaggagagcaaactgtcgaagatGACACCCAAAAATTTGAGGTTGTTAACagtcggtattggtgtgtcatcaACTTTCACTTTTAGATGTAGTTTGACCTCTTTCGTCCAGGTAGTAAAGAGGGTCGTCTTGGATATGGTGGGGAAAAGCTGGAAATTCCTCgtagtgaaaaagcgagaaaggctcGTGTGTCTTCACTATTAGGGAAAGGAGGGTTATTGGATGATAACGCTCTCCTTGGTGGGCAGGTATTCAGACTTCAAGAGTGGAAATATTAGGACCAAAGTACCCatgtttgttttcaaaaaaaaggcaGACATGTCATctggtgtttttgttttagtatctcACTAACTCGGTTTTTGTTGAGATAGGAGGATAGAATACTAGGTTTCGCCTTCCGAATTCGTTGTGTCGTCAGAGACCACGAATAAGCAAGCAAAAGGTAGGGGAATTACTTGTCtatgaagaggaagagtaggcgaacgcaatggaaacaaccaaacccAAGAAATTCGCATACAATCGCAAAATAACTGCAATTGGAgactttatattcatttgtgcgTTCACAATTTCACACGCTGCACTTCGTGTTCACTAGttggtttaattaaatttcacaaatcACAACACtatcaagccattcactgaatttccACAAATAAGTActttctcctccttttgtttgtttgttttgtattggaaagggGGCTGATGTCAGACTTGTCAAataataaagtaactgtttgttgttgttttcgcatgaaaatttttcgtcaagcgagCCGAGcaaagaagtggcgaatagaagaggcctgtTATTGAACGTAGTGTCCGCGAAAATCGTGTGCAAAATAATTAGGCATCTAACCCTAAATTTTTGATTGTCTTCAAtgatcaatttcaattaaattgccAATGGAGACAACAAATTGATAGAATTTTGCACTTCATCTCATGAAAAGTTTTAAGTCATATATTGCCAACTATTATTTTCCATGTTTGACAGCCAACTagtattttttttgtgacaCTTTGCCAGCATCCTTGATAATTTGCATTGTGCAACTGCAACTATACATTTCCCTTCTTTGCAAAAAGAATTCATAATTCTTTccttttcttcatatatgtatgtatgtatgtacaattaaaaaatactttcaaacaATCAAGAGCTCGTTCACAAAGTACTGGCCTATTTTTCATACTGAGTACTGGCATTTTCAAATTGACTATAACATAACATGGCAATGTCCCCACTTAAAATATTGGCATCGCATTAAATCAAATTTGGCatttttattttgcgttttgaataaataaatgagtgtCGAGATGTTGATGGTGAATCTGTTCACAAGAAGTTAGTAGAGTCGGATTTATGGAGGCTCCTAGCTGTGATTGACAAAAGGAGATACCCTACTAAACTTTAATCTACtacaaatttaagtttttattactaTAATAGTCATAAGCAGTGATTTTCACAACTGTTGCCTTTTTAGCttgggttttgttttttgcactaTACAGTATAtcgtaaatattcaaaatgaattatcctatatatgtacatacatatttatttgccgTTGATCTCATTACTGGGTTTAAAAATGCGGCTGCATCATTTTGGCTATGAGCGtctgtatgtataagtatatgtatagaAGATTTCATACAGGCAAAACACAATATTTTGAAACACGTCTGACGAGGTGACCATTTGGAATCGTATTTTGGGAGCATGAGCTGATTAGATCTGCCGCGCACTTGTTGCGGGAGAAATAAACGTCCATACAACAATGTATGTACGCGTACACATACAAGAGTAGGACTTTGAACTCTGAAAAGTTTGTTTTTGCGTtggcaaaaagtaaataaacaactCAGTATGCAAAAATACTGAAGCCAGGCATCGAATAAATATTCATAATcatagcatatacatacatacataaatacatattgaCACATTCTCTTgcgtatacttatgtatgtgtgcacatgctCTCCACCCTATTTTCATATAAGTATAACCATTGAATACAGTTTTGCGCAAAATTTTAATACCACTATTTCTAAACTCCCGAACATGAAAGTTAAAACtacacaaattattattttttatttattgtatttgaaaatattgactGTGAATGGCCTAAATGGCCTAAACTAATTTTGGTTACGCATTATTTTCTGTTCTACATTCCTTTGGATAGAATTGAACGAATTCAggcaattgttacaaattatccaGTTTTAGTgttcatgtatccaaaaaacttgcaaagtaggggaaagtgagagagcaaaatggcaTTCATTTCGAGGGGAAGTTGCAAATATTTACTGGATAAATTtgtacttgtaagaatttgcaaatgaGAAAATAGCTGAtcgtaaagtaaaaataaaaacgaattaaaatttgcgaattgagcCAAACttccaaatttaaataaaaatggtgatgaaaatataaaatgaaagtaaatattttttagataaaattttaaagtttatttgaagtcaCATATGAAATAGGAATCGGCCAATCACTGTTGCTCAGGTTCTTAAATACAAATCGAAAGTCTTgaaggtattttatttttaaaagcttaaatacaaataaaattgttaaataaagaaaaaggaaacgcAGCACTAACAACGGAGGCTTTCAGCTGGTGAAGTATTGCTAgtttatacatataagtacgTCGTGGAAGACCGGAATCCTTCGGAAATTTATAGATTTAGGAAATGTTCGAATCGGAGGGGTTAATTAGTAGTAATAGTGCATCATGCCCGTCAAAATGCTGAGATCTTTGTCTATCTAGTCCAGGGCAAAAGGCTAATAAGTGCAGTGTATCATGgaagtatattttgtgttttagtcTTTTACTTCTTGattattaactaatttggcatacatatgtacatacatgcataacaagaagaagaataagcaaGGAAAGTATGAAGAAGGCTATGATTGCCACAACAATACAATTGCTAATGTAATGTACTTCATCTaacagcgatgatgaaatggagcaaattattgtggacaaaataaaatcatgtgatgctaagctcgttattttgtctattatttcctttaatttttttcaattcaatacgAGGTAActtaaccgattttttttttcatttttgtaatttttcccgCCAACAATTCAATCAGCTGTtcataaaacttgcaaattgttattAGTTTTGAGCTCATgcacttttttgatatttttctctttgagagcaaattctagcaaattaatttagtggataatttttacatgaacataaCTAATCAGCCCTATGATAGAATCCGTCGTAGAAAACCTTCGAATACGAATGTCTACTAcgaatacgaaaaaattgtaatcgtGGTTCCATGTGAACACAAAAAACGTGCTGCCAAACTCAAATGGCAAATTCTGATATTTTTTGTCCAGTTagctgaattttcaaattagaaTGTATTCGTTGACATGTGCGCTGGTGTTAACGGAGGAGGAAAGTGAGAGAAGCAAACGGAGTCTCAGAAttgagcgaaaaatattgaGCCCATGACTCCAGTTCTCAGACTATCCTCTGCTTTACTGTTTCTTGCGGAGGGAGTCTATCACTACAGAGTTAGCAAAGATTTCGTCGTACCAATGGAGCACTCAACATTTAGCTATGTACTTAAAAAATACACATTGGCGTGACTACAAACACGAGTGtgtccttcttcttcttctcttcttaattggcgctataaccgcttacgcgattttggccgagtttaacaaagcgcgccagtcgtttctttctcgtgctaaccggcgccagttggacacaccaagtgaagccaagtccttctccacctgatctttccaacgcagtggaggccgccctcttcctctgctaccaccagctggtaccgcatcgaatactttcaaagccggagcgtttgtatccattcggacgacatgacccagccaacgtagccgctggatctttattcgctgcgctatatctatgtcgtcgtaaagctcatacagctcatcgttccatcgtctgcgatattcgccgttgccaacgtgcaaaggtccaaaaatcttacgcagaatctttctctcgaacactccaagcgtcgcttcatcggatgttgtcatcgtccaagcttctgcgccatacgttaggacgggcatgatgagagtcttgtagagtgttagttttgttcgtcgagagaggactttactgctcaattgcctacttagtccaaagtagcacttgttggcaagagagattctacgttggatttcaaggctgacattgttatcggtgttaatgctggttcctaaatagacgaagtcttttacaacctcgaaattataactgtctacagtgacgtgggtgccgatacgcgagtgcgccgactgtttgtttgaagacaggaggtacttcgttttgtcctcgttcaccaccaaacccattcgctttgcctctttatccagtttggagaaggcagaactaacagcgcggttgttaaggccgatgatgtcaatatcatcggcatacgccaacaattgtacgctcttataaaaaattgtgcctgagcgattaagttctgcggctcgtacgatgctctccaacatcagattaaagaagtcacacgacagcgagtcaccctgtctgaaacctcgtttggtatcaaacggctcggagaggtccttcccaattctgacggcgctactggtgttgagcaacgtcatcttacatagccgtattagttttgcggggataccaaattcagacatcgcggcatacaggtaactcctttccgtactgtcgaatgcagctttgaaatttgAGTGTGTCCTCCGTGGTTAAATCTCGACATGAGTGTCAATGGAAAACGGCAAAGCAAGATtgaattctatcaaaaatataGATTTCCTGGCATCATTTTGGGCGTGGATGGGAcgcacataaaaattatttccccgCCTTAAGAAACATTCCTCTACTACAACGGGAAGGGCTACTACAGAATTAATGCCACTACAGAATGATTGATTTCTCCTTTATTAGCTCCAACAATATGCCACTTTGTTGGTGCCGTGTTGTTACAACTTTACACCTGTGAAAGTCACATAAAAGtatatgtacttaaaaaaattctttttcttacAGTTTAGTTGTTATAGGACTTAAATAAATGGTAATTGCTCTTTTTATTACACGTTCTAATTTTTGTCCGTTAGTCTAATCTCGTCgtagaaaaattgtacaaaactcTAAGATTTGACGTTACGAATGTACGCAGTGAATGCTACTCTACGAACTTCGAATGCCCGTTCGGAGCTATTTGAATTGTATGATTAAAATTTCTTAGTTTCTACAAAAACAATCTACGATGAATTGCATGATAGGGCTGAATGTGTTGCATTATTCAATAGCTTCTAAATGCGAATTATAATTCGCCTTAAAACAAAAGCCGATAGCATTTGCTACTAGTCGTAAATAACTATTTACTTAGGGTGCGGTAGTAAAGAGAGAATACTTTAAACCCATGTTttcgattttgttttaatttagcttttctaacaaaggtgtgatattttcttttactgaGTTTTAAGCGCCTGATGAATCCAAATACGCAATGCTTTGATTTAAAAACCGTTGACCAGAGGCCTATCATGTGTTCATATCTGCGCATCGGCACTGGCCATTGTTGTCTGGCTTTTttaaacatacgtacatacatatgtgtggagCATTTGACCGTTGTGATAAAATTGTACTTTTCGAACACCAAGCTTATCGGTCAAGGAAAAAGTTTCACTTGATAATAATGTAAATACGTTAATAAATTCTGTataaatcattttattaaaagctcATATGAAAATGTTTGCAGTTTGTTAAAGATTTGGAATTACATTTTCTGTTAAATACTtcgtaaatataaattattattattacgctCTCATTTTCCGAGTTTAAAATTATTCATCCTTAAGTTAAATTAGTCGTAAacacaaatattattaataatgtATTGTAAAAGGTTAATATGTGGAATTTCAAATCATCTTTTCGTCACAAATTTACCATATCAGCGTTTGATTCcgattttaaatttgtaatatttccGAGAACATGAGATAGAGCTACTCGTTAATTATATTAATGACTAAAACATTAAGTTACATATTCTATACTGAACTGCttgctaaattttaatttttacaagacATGAAGCATaacataattttcttaattatttgaCACTTCCCCGGTGCGCACTTACTTTGAGCTTGACTCTTCTCCCCCACCTTGTGTAGCATTGTTGCGCAGTCCGCGTATGGTAATATCATAAAccacttcttcaatttttttcacatcgTATTTCAAGGCATCAAATCTCTTTCGCAAAccatcattttttaaattaagtagaCGAAAGCCAGAATTTAAATTCGCCATGAAGTGAGAAATGTTAAGAGGCCGGTCATAGTCACCCATAGTTACCGAGTTGGTTGCGAAACGAGATAGTTCAGATGCCATTTGTAAAATTCCCATTAAATAATCCTCTATATCCAGGTGAAAGCCATGCGCCTGATTAGTTTTCACTATGATAAAGAATTGGATTACTGAAATTATAAACTTCtaatatcgaaatttatacTTACAGCCCAACATTTCCGCTACAGTTTCACGATTTACTAAAAAACCCGCTTCTAAATAAACAACCATTGCAATCAGAAAAACTAGACGTTGTGTTATAAATGTCCAATGATCCGAGTATCTGAAAGTATTGaggaattttacataaaatcatTAGCTATTAAAATCAAGAAGTTAGAAATCAAAGCGAATCTAtacatttacaagtattttgtttttgtaattcggTATTTCGAATGtcaaaatttaaaccaaaatgtaaacaaatcaaaaacaaagaagCGGGTCACTCTGACATTGAAAATACCAAATCGCAAAAAGAAAACGCAAGCAGCTGCTCTATTATTACCACCATGCATGAATTCGGTTTGTTAGGAATTTTAGATTTTGTTTATGTAGCATCACTTTCTtttcttgaaaaacaaaaacaatttgtacTCATTATATGGCAACATTATGAAAATGATGCCATACACCCTgagaaaatattacatatttcatatgaaaaagaACTAGAAAAATGAAGCCCTTCcaaataattacatacatatacatatttaataaagcgTCTTTCAAAAGCGAGGCTAGAtgttagtagtgaataattcctaggcggtaccttttttatgccatctttgacatttgttaagAAAACCGAGATAAAATTTTACATGatacaacgcgttaaaattctTGAATCTTATTATAAAAATCGTCGATCGTTAAGAACGAAACTCGtgaattttttggtggaaatattcGCCCGAATGAGGTGACAATCCAAAGGTTGAAAAATACATTCCAAAAAACTGGTTCTTATGTCCAACTATCTTGGAAGACGTAACGATAGATTTAGGCCATCCTGGGATTGGAGATGCAAAGGATTGGTCATTAGTATGTCTGGGTCAGTTCCAGATAAACATAATTTTAGCCTTCCACACCATACAAAAGGTCGTTGAGtacatttaaaacatttttggagGGAGCAAATCCATTCGCACACGGCTCGTATCGTCATCGTAGCGTATGCGACAAAATGTACCCGAGACTCGCAGCCTTGTGTTGGCGAAACGCTCACAAGTCGTTAGCTACTCATACTCGTCACAGCAAGCATGCAGAATGATGCTTATCGTAGAACAGAGTCGTCAAATATCATGGTACAATTGtggtttattttggattttcaTGTATTTCATTATTCAAaaggaatgttttttttttggaatgatGCAATACTCTTATTTAAAAggtttaaaaagtttttgactgcaattaaaaatttattttatgaactttcctcaaatattgttttttttttggcacaaataGCCGGCTTCACAATTTCTGCAGGCtccttaaaagtatttttagagATCCCTTAAAATGTCTGAAATTGTAACTCCCTCCTGGCAATGAATAATCTGCTGTTTGAGCTACTCCTAATGTACCGATGTACCCAATGCctctttttctttcatttctggAGAAGGTAATATAATAACATATATTCCTCTTCATCGCTCAACATATGGACAACTCGTACTTTGACGATAGATAGTCGCATACAGGTACGGGAATGGTGCTGGAGTCACGCCGATCAGTACGAGTAAAACTTTGTAGATAGCTTGCCGCTGGTAAATTAACCAAACTTGATACATCTATTCGGTTCATTCGCGGTACACGATCATTGAAGCTAGCttatagtaataataaattacCTATAATACTGTCCCATGGGAACTAGTTCAGCTAATTGCTTATAGATGTTAGAACAAGCAGATATCTGTTTACGGGCTTCCTTACACGCATTGTCAACTGAAAAGGAAATAATATAAGAACCAACatgtaattaatatatatttatgtccTTACTATTTGATAAGTCAGAATGAATGACTTGAAGTTGAATTGTTGATTCCTTTGCCAATTGCTCAATTTCTCGcacttttattttgatattctgtgaaataagaaatataatatacaattgaACGGAGAAACCTGTGGTGGTACGGCTGGtacaaaacttttaatggatagtcaatgttttctttaaataacTAATCACCTCACGAATTTCCTGTTCATTTTCCATATACTTCTGGTATTTGGCAAAAATTTCTAGATCGACAAAATTAGCCATGCTTTAAACAATAACAACTTTAAACACGAAATTACTTTCCCTCGCAAGCACTTTTCTTATTTACGCTTCGGTGCGGCTTTTCGTTATGGATGTACAATCGATTCCGATACTTAGAGTTACTGTGCGTTTAcacattacatatttataaacattttcttgaGCTTCATGTCACAGCAAGAACAAGAATAATAGAATACACGATTGCGCCTTCCAAATTCCCCGTGTCGTTtgagcccatgaataaacaagcaaaacgaAAAGGAATTACTTGTCTGTGAaaaagaagagtaggcgaaaggaaacaacaaaacacaaaaaattatatgcacacacacatactttcttgacacggcgtcttccgcataaaaacgcaagcaaactgcatttggaggatttatattaatttatgcttcacaatttaacacgcggaactacgttttcattagtttgattagtttaaatcttaCAAATCACAAAACTACCAAGCAATTCACGGAATTTTCACAAGCATGTtatttctcctacttttgtttgttttgtattgcggagggagctgacgtcagacttctcaaaatcgcgaaaaataaagaaactgttttttaatttggccACCTTAGATATTCAATTCGCTTTGATATCACGGTATAGAGAATACAGAAGGTGACGGCTTCCGAAAAATGTTCTTGTGTTACGTCAGatgaacaaacaaaatgaagagaagtaaattattttataaattcagtgaatggcttggtaatttgggatttttaaattaagtatattaataaaaattaagtgctGCGAATGAAAGCCTGAATTATAACACCACCTCAAAATGCGTCCTTTTTCACTTCTCTCTTTTGAACATTTTGCTACCGTAAACTCTGCGGAACTTTTAGATGGTCTCTCTGAACGTCTTTCGCTTCCATGATCTTTTCCAGACTAGCATAACTTCTTCGTATCGTCTATATTCCCACTCATCATCGGGTTGCAACTGCATTAATCTGATATCAACTATCCCTTCAAATCTCTGTACTTTATGCTTACAATCTATGGCACAAGGTCGGTGAGATAGTGCGTCAGCATTTCCATATTGTTACATTTTTCGATACTCGATATCGAAGTCATAATTTTGGGGCCTTTCGATCCACCAAGCATATTTTTCCACCGTATCCTGCATAGTCTATTCCTAACCACAATCGTTGACCGTAATTGTTGACCCCTCTTACCCCTTTATATTTCTTATCGTCTGCTTTAACGCCTTCGATTGGCACCTTATGCCCAAAATACACGACTTTTGTTTTAAACAAGGCGCATTTTTTTGGATTAAATCGTAAACCCGCGGTGGCAATGCGCTGAAGGATTTCTGCCAAGTTTTTCGGATGATCGCAGTGGGAACTAGTTCTCGCCTCTTATAACTAGTTCGTTTTATTTTAACCGTTTTTGTATTTCGAGAGCGTCATTGTCAGTCTTAGCATTTCCTCCAACCTGAGCTCATCTTTAATTGGCTGTAATTGCGAGCCTTATGTCCTGTCGGCAGTTGTAAAACTTTAAATCCGAGCTTCTGGGTCGTGTAAATTGATTATTACTCTCCTCAAGATTTCTACCGAGGTAAGCGTTTCCATTTCAACCCGATGGACTTTCGGCTCTGGCTTGCTCAAGAGAGCTGCTGTTTCCTCTGTTAGTGCAAAGTCCACTGTCGTAGCAAACTTCTCCTTCGGTGTAGAGTACGCTGCCCTTTCGTGTCTGGATCTTGTATTCCTCTTATGAATGGTTGGCACCTCATCTTTTCCACGAAATTTGCTGTTACCCTTGCATACGCCAAATCTCGTATTCCTGTAAGATCGCAACCTTGTATTATAACATCCTTGAATGAAATTAACGTTCTGTGGTGTGGCTGAACATAATTTCTTGTCATTGGTAGTTCCCATTGCTTTCACTTACTTTTCGTCTATTTCTATTTATTCGCAGCATTGACGTCACGGCGAGTTGGGAAGGAGCAACCTTGTATTTCGCCATTCTTCTGTAGAATCGATATATCCTCAAGAATGGTAGAATGCAAGATTGCACATTTTGTAATGTCAGTGCTGCACATAaccaaaaaaaggaagaagaattaattgtttgtgaagagaaaaaataagcGTAAACGGATACACACAAtcacaaattttcttttcacgACATAAGCAGAAAATGCATTGGGAGGCATTGTCATAACTCGTACTGTCCGAATTTAAGACGCGGCATTTTGTTCTATTCATTCACTGAATTTATAAATACGTAACTTCTCTCCCTTTTGTTTGGACATCTGCAGCGCCGAGGTCACCCGGTTGTCAATAGCGGGAAAAATAAAGTAAGGGTTTCCGGAAGCGCTATTTTCTATATTCTTTACCGTGATATCACCTTGTATAGATTCGCTTTGGGTgactaattacaaaaatttatttcgctgGCGTGCAACCCTGTACTGGTATTTGCTTAgcataaacaattaaattacaTTACTGGAAAAGTAGTATTAGTAATTGTCTTAATttacttcttaatttttgaataatttgtttattggtCAATATGTCATATGGTGTAAGTATATACTGTTAAATTCCAAATAATTGGAGCAGCGTGTCTAATAAATATTACTGAATAGGGCGGACATCCTGGGGGCTACAATCCATATGCCGCCCCTCCTGGTGCCTTTTCACCACAAAATGCTCAAGTTTCTCCACAGGCGCAACAGTGGTTCAATATGGTCGATCGCGATCGTTCCGGCAAGATATGTTCCACTGAGTTAAAGGCAGCTTTGGTGAATGGGCGAGGAGAAAACTTTTCGGACAATGCTTGCAAACTAATGATTAGTAAGTGGATGCCATGCGTATTTTCAAGCATTAAGAGTCAGTTTTTCAGTGCACATTTAACTGTATTTTCTAGTTAAACAGGGTTCAATTTAGTTTATAAGTTAAACTGAAAGCAGTTAAATTAACGCTGAAAAATTGTGCCTAAACATACGAAATGCTTTCTTAGGGTCAGTTTTTCAGTGCTTTCcagttaaattaagtttaaacgCACAATTTTGCAGTCTTAAAGtcagtttaaaaaattctcCTCTGTTAAACTAGCACAGAAAAACCAGTCTTTAATAGAAAGTTGGAAATGGAAAATGGCAAGTTTGGCATTAACAGAAATTGTATCTCTTGATCACATTTTGTAGTATTCTACAATTGGTTTTCCTTGCTTTtgaatcatatttttataattattgtttattaGGCATGTTCGACAAGGATGCTAGTGGCACTATTGATGTCTATGAATTCGAAAAGCTTTATGAATATATAAATCAGTGGTTAATGGTATTTAAAACCTATGATCGAGATGGGAGCGGCCATATTGACGAAAACGAGTTGGCGCAAGGTAAGAAATTTACTTGAGAAAGTTATTCCCAATTTAAATAATTGctgtcttatttttcttaaaagcgTTTACTCAAATGGGCTTCAGATTCACGCCGGAATTTATAAACTTTCTGGTCAAAAAGAGTGATCCCAGGGAGCATAAAGAAATTTCCGTTGATCAATTTATTGTTCTTTGTGTGCAAATTCAACGTTTTACTGAGGCATTTCGGCAACGGGACTCGCAACAAAATGGCACTATTACAATAGGATTTGAGGATTTTCTAAGCATTGCCATTGGATGTTCATATTAATGATCCTAAAAAATTGAGCTTGTACGAAAATTGCAACAAGTTCATCTCAATATATATATGCACGTCTCCAGAAGAATATTTATGTCATTCCTAGATTCTCTAATAA
The sequence above is drawn from the Anastrepha obliqua isolate idAnaObli1 chromosome 4, idAnaObli1_1.0, whole genome shotgun sequence genome and encodes:
- the LOC129246303 gene encoding translin, giving the protein MANFVDLEIFAKYQKYMENEQEIRENIKIKVREIEQLAKESTIQLQVIHSDLSNIDNACKEARKQISACSNIYKQLAELVPMGQYYRYSDHWTFITQRLVFLIAMVVYLEAGFLVNRETVAEMLGLKTNQAHGFHLDIEDYLMGILQMASELSRFATNSVTMGDYDRPLNISHFMANLNSGFRLLNLKNDGLRKRFDALKYDVKKIEEVVYDITIRGLRNNATQGGGEESSSK
- the LOC129244592 gene encoding peflin, translated to MSYGGGHPGGYNPYAAPPGAFSPQNAQVSPQAQQWFNMVDRDRSGKICSTELKAALVNGRGENFSDNACKLMISMFDKDASGTIDVYEFEKLYEYINQWLMVFKTYDRDGSGHIDENELAQAFTQMGFRFTPEFINFLVKKSDPREHKEISVDQFIVLCVQIQRFTEAFRQRDSQQNGTITIGFEDFLSIAIGCSY